A portion of the Gloeocapsa sp. DLM2.Bin57 genome contains these proteins:
- a CDS encoding methyltransferase domain-containing protein, producing MEKDLATKIQQFYDASSGLWEQIWGEHMHHGYYGLDGKLPLERRQAQIEMIKELLKWSGCLEKEHWPQKILDVGCGIGGSSLYLAQNFAAQVIGITLSPVQATRATERAAQNGLTTQVQFQVQDALKMPFKSDSFDLVWSLESGEHMPDKRQFLQECYRVLQPGGQLILATWCHRPIDSQPLTKDEKKHLEKIYQVYCLPYVISLDEYKDIVEKCGFKEVRSDDWSTAVAPFWDVVIDSAIKPQALIGLIKAGWQTINAALSLRLMSRGYRRGLIRFGLISAYK from the coding sequence ATGGAAAAAGATTTAGCAACCAAAATTCAGCAATTTTATGATGCTTCGAGTGGTTTGTGGGAACAAATCTGGGGCGAACATATGCACCATGGTTATTACGGTCTTGATGGTAAGTTGCCTTTAGAGCGCCGCCAAGCTCAAATTGAGATGATTAAAGAACTATTAAAATGGTCCGGATGCCTAGAAAAAGAGCACTGGCCCCAAAAAATTTTAGATGTGGGCTGTGGAATTGGAGGAAGTAGCCTTTACTTAGCCCAAAATTTTGCAGCACAAGTAATCGGAATTACCTTATCTCCTGTACAAGCTACTAGAGCTACAGAAAGAGCAGCACAGAATGGATTAACTACTCAAGTTCAGTTTCAGGTGCAAGATGCCTTAAAAATGCCCTTTAAATCTGATAGTTTTGACCTAGTCTGGTCACTAGAAAGCGGGGAACACATGCCAGATAAAAGGCAATTTTTACAAGAATGTTATCGAGTTTTACAACCAGGAGGACAATTAATCTTGGCTACCTGGTGTCATCGTCCTATTGACTCTCAGCCTTTAACTAAAGATGAAAAAAAACATTTAGAGAAAATTTATCAAGTTTATTGTTTGCCTTATGTAATCTCTTTGGATGAATATAAAGATATCGTCGAAAAATGTGGATTTAAAGAGGTACGTAGTGATGACTGGTCAACTGCGGTAGCTCCATTTTGGGATGTGGTAATCGATTCAGCAATTAAGCCACAAGCTTTAATAGGACTGATTAAAGCAGGTTGGCAAACGATAAATGCTGCGCTATCTTTAAGACTAATGAGTCGTGGTTATCGTCGAGGATTAATTCGCTTCGGGTTAATCTCAGCATATAAATAA